In a single window of the Candidatus Krumholzibacteriia bacterium genome:
- the fsa gene encoding fructose-6-phosphate aldolase — protein sequence MKFFIDTANLDEIRQAVQMGVLDGVTTNPSLMAREQGDPVEILAEICSLVPGPVSAEVLALDAEGMLTEGRELREIADNIVIKVPATLEGLKAIQTFSEEGIDTNATLCFSPNQALLLAKAGATYVSPFVGRLDDIGQDGMELIADIVEIYQNYSFPTQVLVASIRHPMHVVEAARLGADVSTIPFGVISRLLEHPLTDLGIERFLADAKAGKKG from the coding sequence ATGAAGTTCTTTATCGATACGGCCAATCTTGATGAAATCCGTCAGGCAGTTCAAATGGGAGTTCTCGACGGAGTGACCACGAATCCCTCGCTCATGGCAAGGGAGCAGGGCGATCCCGTGGAGATCCTGGCTGAAATCTGCTCGCTGGTTCCGGGCCCGGTCAGTGCTGAAGTTCTGGCTCTCGATGCCGAGGGAATGCTGACAGAGGGTCGCGAACTCCGGGAAATCGCTGACAATATCGTCATCAAGGTTCCGGCGACTCTCGAAGGTCTCAAGGCAATCCAGACTTTCAGCGAGGAAGGCATCGACACGAATGCCACCCTCTGTTTCTCCCCGAATCAGGCACTTCTGCTTGCCAAGGCCGGGGCCACCTATGTCAGTCCCTTTGTGGGACGCCTGGACGATATCGGGCAGGATGGCATGGAACTGATCGCCGACATTGTCGAGATCTACCAGAATTACAGTTTCCCGACCCAGGTTCTGGTGGCTTCGATTCGCCATCCGATGCATGTCGTGGAAGCGGCCCGCCTGGGGGCGGATGTCTCGACCATCCCCTTCGGCGTGATTTCCCGTCTCCTTGAGCATCCCCTGACAGACCTGGGGATTGAGCGATTTCTTGCCGACGCAAAGGCGGGTAAGAAAGGATGA
- a CDS encoding glycosyltransferase, protein MRWALLGPFPPYRGGISHYGTFLARALEEEDEVRALNFRRLYPRLLFPGKTQLDESASSLRYPSERMLDSLSPASWEKAARFLAKEKPDALIFQWWHPFFGPAYAWIARRMAKLSPESRRLMLCHNVLPHESSFVDRALMKLGRSPMQGFLAHSEGDGEALRKLYPEALVRVHPHPPYHGLSDSSMDSETARGKLGIDPGEKILLFFGLVRQYKGLDLALEALALSDDPTLRLWVVGEFYEKQAETEKQIERLKLQGRVRLVNRYVPNDEIPLYFQAADLLLLPYRSATQSGIVEIAHASSRPVLATDVGGLSAQIRHRETGLLVPPEDPVALANAIEQYFREGLEAGFVKAIRAELSTRDWASLARCLRELAVGS, encoded by the coding sequence ATGCGCTGGGCACTGCTCGGTCCTTTTCCTCCCTATCGCGGGGGGATCTCCCATTACGGGACCTTCCTTGCAAGGGCACTGGAAGAAGAGGACGAGGTGCGGGCCCTGAACTTTCGCAGGCTTTACCCCAGACTTCTTTTTCCGGGAAAAACCCAGTTGGATGAGTCTGCTTCCTCACTGCGTTACCCGTCGGAGAGAATGCTGGACAGCCTTTCTCCTGCAAGCTGGGAGAAGGCGGCCCGCTTTCTTGCGAAAGAGAAGCCGGATGCCCTGATCTTTCAGTGGTGGCATCCCTTCTTTGGACCGGCCTATGCCTGGATTGCCCGACGCATGGCGAAGCTATCCCCCGAGAGCCGCCGCCTCATGCTCTGCCACAATGTGCTTCCCCATGAGTCGAGCTTTGTGGATCGTGCCCTGATGAAACTGGGTCGTTCGCCGATGCAGGGCTTTCTGGCGCACAGTGAGGGGGACGGGGAGGCTTTGCGAAAACTCTACCCCGAAGCTCTCGTGAGAGTGCATCCTCATCCTCCCTATCACGGGCTGAGCGACTCCTCGATGGATTCGGAAACTGCCCGCGGGAAGCTCGGAATCGATCCCGGGGAGAAGATTCTCCTCTTTTTCGGTCTGGTGCGACAGTACAAGGGACTGGATCTGGCTCTCGAAGCTCTCGCTCTTTCTGATGACCCCACACTTCGACTCTGGGTGGTCGGCGAGTTCTATGAAAAACAGGCAGAGACGGAGAAACAGATCGAGCGCCTGAAGCTTCAGGGGCGAGTCCGCCTGGTCAATCGCTATGTCCCCAACGATGAGATTCCCCTGTATTTTCAGGCAGCCGATCTCCTCCTTCTCCCTTATCGTTCCGCAACGCAGAGCGGCATCGTGGAGATTGCCCACGCCTCGTCCCGCCCCGTGCTGGCCACGGATGTGGGAGGGCTTTCCGCCCAGATCCGGCACAGGGAAACCGGGCTGCTGGTTCCCCCGGAAGATCCTGTCGCTCTTGCGAATGCCATCGAGCAATACTTTAGGGAAGGCTTGGAAGCCGGTTTTGTGAAAGCAATTAGAGCAGAGCTTTCCACCCGAGACTGGGCTTCTCTGGCTCGCTGCCTTCGGGAACTGGCGGTGGGCTCTTGA
- a CDS encoding metallopeptidase TldD-related protein, with the protein MNDNLRPLSELGLSETLLEKVLSRALSRGGDFADVFFEDSRLRSLQWEESKLKSSSMVLTRGLGIRVISGEKTGYAYTDEISEEALLHAADTASHIAESSRDFSVSLQTRKSASNFYPLKHPFGEKGAGSMLSYLETLQKAAASFDPKVEKIMAGIGENQREILIANSEGLLVRDFRPMVRCNLSVIAEKDGRRENAYEGIGGRQDLESLTEERLHSLSKRVADLAVRKLDAGEAPAGAMPVVLGAGTGSVLLHEAVGHGLEADFCRKGTSVYSHRIGERVASELCTVVDDATVLNDRGALNVDDEGQDGERTVLIEKGVLKGYMQDRLSTRLTGDAPTGNGRRESYQDYPMARMTCTYLEPGESEPEEILSSVENGLYAKRLGGGQVDISRGDFVFTVAEGYRIENGKVGELVKGASLIGNGPEVMDRVTMVGNDLAISEGMWTCGKHGQGVPVGQGMPHLKVSEITVGGTSMEGAS; encoded by the coding sequence ATGAACGACAATTTGCGACCGCTTTCTGAACTGGGTCTCAGTGAGACTCTTCTGGAAAAAGTCCTTTCGCGGGCTCTTTCCCGTGGAGGGGACTTTGCCGATGTCTTTTTCGAGGATTCCAGACTGCGTTCTCTTCAGTGGGAAGAGTCCAAGCTGAAGTCCAGCAGCATGGTCCTGACAAGAGGGCTCGGGATCCGGGTGATCTCCGGGGAGAAGACCGGATACGCCTACACGGATGAAATCAGTGAGGAAGCACTTCTTCATGCCGCCGATACGGCCTCCCACATTGCGGAATCGAGCCGGGACTTTTCCGTTTCCCTTCAGACTCGCAAGTCTGCATCGAACTTCTATCCGCTCAAGCATCCCTTCGGGGAAAAGGGCGCAGGATCCATGCTCTCCTATCTCGAGACCCTGCAGAAAGCGGCGGCGAGCTTTGACCCAAAGGTCGAGAAGATCATGGCCGGGATCGGGGAGAACCAGCGGGAGATCCTGATTGCCAACAGCGAGGGACTGCTGGTTCGGGATTTTCGTCCCATGGTGCGTTGCAACCTCTCCGTCATTGCTGAAAAGGACGGCAGAAGGGAGAATGCCTATGAAGGAATTGGAGGCCGTCAGGACCTCGAGTCCCTTACAGAGGAACGCTTACACTCTCTATCAAAGAGAGTCGCCGATCTTGCCGTGAGAAAGCTGGATGCCGGGGAAGCTCCCGCGGGAGCCATGCCCGTGGTTCTGGGGGCGGGAACGGGCTCGGTTCTTCTTCATGAGGCCGTGGGCCATGGCTTGGAAGCGGACTTCTGCAGAAAAGGAACCTCCGTCTATTCTCATCGAATCGGTGAAAGGGTCGCCAGTGAACTTTGCACCGTTGTCGACGATGCGACCGTACTCAATGACCGGGGAGCCCTGAATGTGGATGACGAGGGTCAGGACGGAGAACGCACCGTGCTGATCGAGAAGGGTGTCCTCAAGGGTTATATGCAGGACCGCCTCAGCACGCGTCTTACCGGAGATGCTCCCACCGGCAATGGTCGCCGCGAAAGCTACCAGGACTATCCCATGGCGAGAATGACCTGCACCTATCTGGAACCGGGTGAAAGTGAGCCGGAGGAGATTCTGTCCTCCGTGGAGAACGGTCTCTATGCGAAGAGACTCGGAGGCGGGCAGGTGGACATCTCGCGAGGGGACTTTGTCTTTACCGTCGCTGAGGGCTACCGGATTGAAAACGGAAAGGTCGGGGAACTGGTCAAGGGCGCAAGCCTGATTGGCAACGGCCCCGAAGTGATGGATCGCGTTACGATGGTCGGCAATGACCTTGCCATCTCCGAGGGCATGTGGACCTGCGGCAAGCACGGACAGGGGGTTCCCGTAGGACAGGGAATGCCCCATCTGAAGGTCAGCGAGATCACGGTGGGTGGAACCAGCATGGAAGGAGCCTCCTGA
- a CDS encoding NUDIX domain-containing protein translates to MKDYRYCPLCGKELQKRSHAGRLRSLCECGFVNWENPAPAAAVVILRENHCLWVRRAFEPRKGLWSLPSGFQEWDEDIRECARREALEETGLEVEVGECMDALSGFDDPRTRPLLAVFRARITGGEEKAGDDASELAWFPLEDPPRDIAWDIHRQVAESLRPKPA, encoded by the coding sequence ATGAAGGACTATCGCTATTGCCCGCTCTGTGGAAAAGAACTGCAGAAGCGTTCTCATGCGGGGCGCCTTCGCTCCCTTTGCGAATGTGGATTTGTGAACTGGGAAAACCCGGCTCCCGCTGCGGCTGTGGTGATTCTGCGAGAGAACCACTGTCTCTGGGTGCGTAGAGCCTTCGAGCCCCGCAAGGGTCTCTGGTCCCTGCCCTCCGGTTTTCAGGAGTGGGATGAGGATATCCGTGAATGCGCCCGCAGGGAGGCTCTCGAAGAGACCGGACTGGAGGTGGAGGTGGGGGAATGCATGGATGCCCTGTCTGGCTTTGACGACCCTCGCACCCGGCCCCTCCTTGCTGTCTTTCGGGCGAGAATCACCGGAGGAGAGGAAAAAGCCGGTGACGATGCCTCAGAGTTGGCCTGGTTTCCCCTGGAGGACCCTCCCCGGGATATCGCCTGGGACATCCACCGACAAGTGGCAGAGTCCCTTCGCCCCAAGCCGGCTTGA
- the truA gene encoding tRNA pseudouridine(38-40) synthase TruA — protein sequence MRCFRLLLAYDGSGFHGWQTQLGQRTVQGEVEDALAIICQERVPLAAAGRTDAGVHALGQVASFRLDSALDPGKILASLRSLLPYDISVRELHLAHESFHARFSATGRFYLYRIGLEALAPFRGIRWEPRWPLDVERMQKALAYLENATDFRSFCRSESADKGTTCHLKELSLEERNGELQLRIGADRFLHNMVRIIAGTLVEIGRGRWEAEKMGEILESRSRQEAGDTAPPQGLYLMRVEYPKELLTP from the coding sequence GTGAGGTGCTTTCGTTTGCTTCTGGCCTATGACGGTTCCGGATTCCACGGTTGGCAGACCCAGCTGGGGCAGAGGACGGTTCAGGGCGAGGTGGAAGATGCTCTGGCCATCATTTGCCAGGAACGGGTTCCTCTGGCCGCGGCCGGCAGAACGGATGCAGGAGTGCATGCACTCGGGCAGGTGGCTTCCTTTCGCCTGGACTCAGCACTTGATCCGGGCAAGATCCTCGCGTCCCTGCGCTCCCTTCTTCCCTACGACATAAGCGTTCGTGAATTGCATCTGGCTCACGAGAGTTTCCATGCTCGCTTCAGCGCAACAGGACGATTCTATCTCTACCGGATCGGCTTGGAAGCCCTGGCTCCCTTTCGCGGCATTCGCTGGGAGCCGCGATGGCCTCTCGATGTGGAGAGGATGCAGAAGGCACTGGCTTATCTCGAGAATGCCACGGACTTTCGTTCCTTCTGTCGCAGCGAGTCGGCAGATAAAGGTACGACCTGCCACCTGAAAGAACTGTCTCTGGAAGAGCGGAACGGGGAACTGCAGCTTCGCATTGGGGCCGACCGTTTCCTTCACAACATGGTTCGGATTATCGCCGGGACTCTGGTGGAAATCGGCCGGGGCCGCTGGGAGGCGGAGAAGATGGGGGAAATTCTGGAGAGCCGCTCCCGGCAGGAAGCCGGCGACACGGCACCTCCCCAAGGCCTGTACCTGATGCGGGTCGAGTATCCGAAAGAACTTCTGACTCCCTGA
- a CDS encoding trypsin-like peptidase domain-containing protein, giving the protein MNKERRGAGNWIPILSGFLAGLGLAAVLLSLYLNARIPVLVEDLMQPIFDEEARNRDIREGTILQEAIEKVTPAVVTVEALRREAAKPRSRFFRSREQEVLTLGSGVLVSEIGRLVTSYHIVSNAHSIKVTLEDGREYAGKLMASSPKYDIAVVELHNPGDETFPAAELGDSDQLRIGEKVLAIGSPFGTQINDPRPSVTLGVVSALHRDFSFLSDNVLFSDMIQTDAAINQGNSGGPLVDLRGQVVGITTIIFTEGGGSEGVGFARPIEDVVRILNEFNRFGKIRNSWAGFEAYEIRPQHVKYLGLKTQKGLLVTRVFAGGPGESAGLKKFDVVTAINGAEIGSRREASRILWHYEVGDLIELSVDRMGEVHELELTLVAHEESVP; this is encoded by the coding sequence ATGAACAAGGAGAGGCGAGGAGCAGGCAACTGGATTCCGATCCTGTCGGGTTTCCTTGCTGGCCTTGGTCTGGCGGCGGTACTGCTTTCTCTCTACCTGAATGCGAGGATCCCTGTATTGGTCGAAGATCTTATGCAACCGATCTTCGATGAGGAGGCCCGCAACCGGGATATTCGCGAAGGCACGATCCTTCAGGAGGCCATCGAGAAGGTGACCCCCGCCGTGGTCACGGTCGAGGCTCTTCGAAGAGAGGCAGCCAAGCCCCGCTCCCGTTTTTTCCGTTCGCGGGAACAGGAGGTGCTGACCCTCGGGAGCGGAGTTCTGGTCAGCGAAATCGGCAGGCTGGTCACCAGCTACCACATTGTGAGCAATGCCCACAGTATCAAGGTGACCCTGGAGGACGGGCGGGAATACGCCGGGAAGCTCATGGCCTCCAGCCCCAAGTATGACATCGCTGTGGTGGAACTTCACAATCCCGGCGATGAAACCTTCCCGGCCGCTGAGCTTGGGGATAGTGACCAGCTTCGTATTGGCGAAAAGGTGCTTGCGATCGGCAGTCCTTTCGGAACCCAGATCAATGACCCGAGACCCTCGGTCACACTGGGGGTGGTCAGCGCCCTTCACCGGGACTTCAGCTTCCTCTCTGACAATGTTCTCTTCAGCGACATGATCCAGACCGATGCGGCCATCAACCAGGGCAACAGCGGGGGGCCCCTGGTGGATTTGAGAGGACAGGTGGTGGGCATCACCACGATTATCTTTACCGAAGGCGGGGGGAGCGAGGGCGTGGGCTTTGCCCGGCCGATCGAGGATGTGGTTCGAATCCTCAACGAGTTCAACCGCTTCGGCAAGATCCGGAATAGCTGGGCGGGCTTTGAGGCCTATGAGATCAGGCCACAGCATGTCAAGTATCTGGGCCTGAAGACCCAAAAGGGTCTTCTTGTTACCCGCGTCTTTGCCGGAGGGCCTGGCGAATCAGCAGGCCTGAAGAAGTTCGATGTGGTCACTGCGATCAATGGTGCAGAAATCGGGAGCCGTCGCGAGGCCAGCCGGATCCTCTGGCACTACGAGGTTGGAGACCTGATTGAGTTGAGCGTGGATCGAATGGGCGAAGTTCACGAACTCGAATTGACACTGGTTGCACACGAGGAGAGCGTACCGTGA
- the sppA gene encoding signal peptide peptidase SppA encodes MDAHKTIQSIFHILGILVILGFLALQGAGCMIMVSAMGDSAGSVSTGSEAEDEFLFGDESAETHFLRIPIEGIILNQPEERFPGLSEESMPARTHRLIDHARKSDEIAGILVDIDSPGGAVDPSDVIYHQLMRFREESGKPVVARLRGVAASGGYYIASAADLAIAHPSCITGSIGVIIQSMNMRGLFDKLGLELLTLTSGPNKDLLNPGREMSDEERAILMTVVDDAYGNFVRAIVEGREMDEGLVRELGDGRIYTAAQALENGLIDEIGYEEELLEILRDLSASATVDVVSREEPTSLLDVLGLEIRSLFPSSTPEQILGMRTSTLREAGLYYLWEPGL; translated from the coding sequence GTGGACGCGCACAAAACCATCCAGTCCATCTTTCACATTCTGGGAATTCTGGTGATTCTCGGCTTTCTCGCCCTGCAGGGCGCGGGGTGCATGATCATGGTCAGCGCCATGGGAGATTCCGCAGGCAGTGTCTCCACGGGAAGTGAGGCAGAGGATGAGTTCCTCTTCGGCGATGAATCTGCCGAGACTCACTTCCTGAGAATCCCGATCGAGGGAATCATCCTCAACCAGCCCGAAGAACGCTTCCCGGGTCTGAGCGAGGAGAGCATGCCTGCGAGAACCCATAGGCTGATTGATCATGCCCGCAAGTCCGATGAAATCGCGGGAATCCTCGTGGACATCGACTCGCCGGGAGGAGCGGTCGACCCCAGTGATGTGATCTACCACCAGCTCATGCGCTTTCGGGAGGAAAGTGGCAAGCCTGTGGTGGCGCGTCTTCGGGGAGTCGCCGCCAGCGGAGGATACTACATCGCCTCGGCCGCAGATCTGGCCATCGCCCATCCGAGTTGTATCACCGGTTCCATCGGCGTGATTATCCAGTCAATGAATATGCGCGGCCTCTTCGACAAACTGGGCCTGGAACTGCTCACCCTGACCAGTGGCCCGAACAAGGATCTTCTGAATCCAGGGCGGGAAATGAGCGACGAGGAAAGAGCCATCCTCATGACGGTCGTCGACGATGCCTATGGCAACTTTGTCCGAGCCATTGTCGAAGGGCGGGAGATGGACGAGGGACTGGTTCGAGAGCTGGGAGACGGCAGGATCTACACAGCGGCCCAGGCTCTGGAGAACGGGCTGATTGACGAGATCGGCTACGAGGAAGAGCTTCTGGAGATTCTTCGGGATCTCAGCGCTTCCGCCACGGTGGATGTTGTCAGCCGTGAAGAGCCGACTTCCCTGCTGGATGTCCTCGGACTGGAGATCCGTTCTCTCTTCCCTTCTTCCACTCCGGAACAGATTCTCGGAATGAGAACAAGCACGCTCCGGGAAGCCGGGCTCTATTATCTCTGGGAACCGGGCCTGTAA
- the purB gene encoding adenylosuccinate lyase encodes MIERYTRSAMGKIWQEESKYSRWLEIETLAAEGMAEYGIIPVEAAREIREKGDFEIARILEIEESTHHDVIAFLTNVSEYVGESSRYVHLGMTSSDILDTALAMAMKESGELLLAEVDRFIGILLRRAEEFRKTPCIGRSHGIHAEPMSFGLKLLLWYAEMRRNRLRLERAIESVATGQISGAVGTLAHMDPRVEEFVCRKLGLSVASVSTQVLQRDRHAEFMTTLALIASSLDKVATELRNLQRTDILEVEEAFARGQKGSSAMPHKRNPITGERVSGLARVLRANAIAALENVALWHERDITHSSVERVIIPDSCILLDYMLDKISGVVENLQVYPENMLKNLYATRGLVFSQSLLLALVMKGLSREDAYALVQKAAMGIWNSDQQFQDAVLESVDIRAQLDENEILECFDLERQLRNVDAIYERTLESSMKGAPS; translated from the coding sequence GTGATCGAACGATATACGCGTTCTGCGATGGGGAAAATCTGGCAGGAGGAGAGCAAGTACTCCCGCTGGCTGGAGATCGAGACACTGGCCGCAGAGGGGATGGCCGAGTATGGCATCATCCCGGTAGAAGCAGCCCGGGAGATCCGCGAGAAAGGTGACTTCGAGATCGCACGCATCCTCGAAATCGAGGAAAGCACTCACCACGATGTCATCGCCTTCCTCACCAATGTCTCCGAGTACGTGGGAGAGTCCAGCCGCTATGTACATCTGGGGATGACCAGCTCTGATATTCTCGATACGGCTCTTGCCATGGCCATGAAGGAATCGGGCGAACTTCTGCTCGCCGAAGTGGATCGGTTCATCGGCATTCTCCTTCGCCGCGCCGAGGAGTTCCGCAAGACGCCCTGCATCGGTCGAAGTCACGGCATTCATGCTGAGCCCATGAGCTTCGGACTAAAGCTTCTTCTCTGGTATGCGGAGATGCGTCGCAATCGCCTGCGGCTGGAACGAGCCATTGAGAGTGTGGCTACGGGTCAGATTTCAGGAGCTGTGGGCACGCTGGCCCATATGGATCCGCGGGTGGAAGAGTTTGTATGCCGAAAGCTGGGACTCTCGGTTGCCTCCGTCAGCACTCAGGTTCTGCAAAGGGACCGCCATGCAGAGTTCATGACGACCCTTGCGCTTATCGCCTCAAGCCTCGACAAGGTCGCAACGGAGCTTAGAAATCTACAGCGAACGGACATTCTGGAAGTGGAGGAAGCCTTTGCCCGCGGGCAGAAAGGCTCCAGTGCCATGCCTCACAAGCGCAATCCCATTACTGGTGAGCGCGTGAGTGGTTTGGCCAGGGTGCTTCGCGCCAATGCCATCGCCGCGCTCGAAAACGTGGCTCTCTGGCATGAAAGGGATATCACCCACAGTTCCGTGGAAAGAGTGATCATCCCCGACAGCTGCATCCTTCTTGACTACATGCTCGACAAGATTTCCGGCGTGGTCGAAAACCTGCAGGTCTACCCCGAGAACATGCTGAAAAACCTCTATGCCACACGCGGGCTGGTCTTCAGCCAGAGCCTTCTTCTGGCTCTCGTCATGAAGGGACTCAGCCGCGAGGATGCCTATGCTCTGGTGCAGAAGGCGGCCATGGGAATCTGGAACAGCGACCAACAGTTTCAGGATGCGGTACTCGAATCCGTCGATATCCGGGCGCAACTGGATGAGAATGAGATCCTCGAGTGCTTTGACCTCGAAAGACAATTACGCAATGTAGATGCAATCTACGAGAGAACCCTCGAAAGCTCTATGAAAGGAGCTCCCTCTTGA
- a CDS encoding TldD/PmbA family protein encodes MKKEELARKLVDAALQAGADEAEVSLREDRELNVEVRMGELDVLKESGSRKLALRVYRNQSKAQVFSSDFSPDAMEALARDAVDLASVSQADEYHRLPEAELYAREIPELDVHDSSEALSAAKCIDMAKQAEEVALDSDARIENSQGSSGSRGESSVYRLTSNGFAAGFSSTIHSLYCIPVARDSAGDLVRGFWGRSSVYHEDLPDPEEVGKKAAEETLLLCDARKAPTGEVPVIFDARVSSAILHMLFRCISGASLWRKLSYLDGRLHTPVASELVHLVDDPHRLRGLGSRPFDDEGIASKPIRLIENGILKHFVMNVESSRRLGLPCTGHGGGESPSNLYLEAGDLSREDIIEDTKTGLLVTGLMGNTFHSTSGHWSQGVEGLWIEKGKIAYPVKGATIAGNLDDLLQSIDAVGKDLDFSRGSVVSPSIRFPSMMVSGE; translated from the coding sequence ATGAAGAAGGAAGAGCTGGCCCGGAAACTGGTCGATGCTGCTCTTCAGGCCGGGGCGGATGAGGCGGAGGTTTCCCTTCGGGAGGACAGGGAACTCAATGTCGAGGTCCGCATGGGGGAACTGGATGTGCTGAAGGAGTCCGGCAGTCGGAAGCTGGCTCTCCGTGTCTATCGTAATCAGAGCAAGGCGCAGGTATTCTCTTCCGACTTCAGCCCGGATGCCATGGAGGCTCTTGCCCGAGACGCCGTGGATCTTGCATCGGTCAGTCAGGCCGATGAGTATCATCGTCTCCCGGAAGCAGAACTCTATGCCCGGGAGATTCCGGAACTGGATGTGCATGATTCTTCCGAGGCACTGTCTGCCGCCAAGTGCATTGACATGGCAAAGCAGGCAGAAGAAGTAGCACTGGACAGCGACGCGAGGATTGAAAACTCACAAGGCTCCAGTGGGTCTCGTGGAGAGAGTTCCGTCTATCGACTCACGAGTAATGGTTTTGCCGCCGGGTTTTCCTCCACCATTCACTCCCTCTACTGTATTCCAGTAGCCCGGGATTCTGCGGGGGATCTTGTCAGGGGATTCTGGGGACGGTCCAGTGTCTATCATGAAGACCTTCCCGACCCGGAGGAAGTGGGAAAGAAAGCTGCCGAGGAAACACTTCTTCTCTGCGATGCCAGGAAGGCTCCTACCGGAGAAGTTCCCGTGATCTTCGATGCCAGGGTTTCCTCGGCGATTCTCCACATGCTCTTTAGATGCATCTCGGGAGCTTCCCTCTGGAGAAAACTCAGCTACCTGGACGGTAGGCTCCATACGCCGGTGGCATCGGAGCTTGTTCACCTGGTGGATGATCCCCATCGCCTTCGGGGGTTGGGTAGTCGCCCCTTCGATGATGAAGGGATTGCCAGTAAACCGATTCGTCTTATTGAGAACGGAATCCTGAAACACTTCGTAATGAATGTGGAAAGCTCCCGGCGACTCGGTCTTCCCTGTACCGGACATGGGGGAGGGGAGAGTCCTTCCAATCTTTACCTCGAGGCCGGCGATCTCTCCCGGGAGGACATCATTGAGGACACGAAGACCGGACTGCTCGTAACCGGTCTGATGGGTAACACTTTTCATTCTACGAGCGGTCATTGGTCCCAGGGCGTAGAGGGTCTCTGGATTGAAAAGGGCAAGATCGCCTATCCGGTGAAGGGAGCGACGATCGCCGGCAATCTCGATGACTTGCTGCAGTCCATCGATGCCGTGGGCAAGGATCTGGACTTCAGTCGAGGCTCGGTGGTTTCTCCGAGCATCCGCTTTCCCTCCATGATGGTCAGCGGGGAATAG
- a CDS encoding energy-coupling factor transporter transmembrane component T, producing the protein MKRPVFPASPFHGVLSGRAESGTALFLAFLFFSVSIARAASLGSLGIPALALFLFHLFPSPSFRSLRMLPVFLPLLVLASLFSLLEWTGMSSGVIPWSIRAGAIPQSLLQVSRFLLWILLVSRCLELFSPLSLMSRLPRGRRWARLALMPILAFSFLDLFFAEAHSLRSAWLARGGGGRKAHWPSLLLPLFRGMLSRAEQLSESLAMRRFPDSWAGSSLRPLQWRDLWSPMLGFLCFLFSVRGGGG; encoded by the coding sequence TTGAAGCGCCCGGTCTTTCCCGCTTCCCCCTTTCACGGTGTCTTGTCCGGAAGAGCGGAATCAGGAACGGCTCTCTTTCTTGCCTTTCTCTTCTTTTCTGTTTCCATTGCCCGAGCCGCCTCTTTGGGTTCTCTCGGAATCCCGGCCCTGGCTCTTTTCCTTTTCCATCTCTTTCCGTCTCCCTCCTTTCGTTCCCTTCGCATGCTTCCGGTCTTTTTGCCTCTGCTGGTTCTGGCCAGCCTCTTCTCCCTTCTCGAATGGACGGGCATGAGTTCCGGTGTAATTCCCTGGTCGATTCGTGCGGGAGCCATTCCACAAAGCCTCTTGCAGGTCTCCCGCTTTCTCCTGTGGATCCTTCTTGTGTCCCGATGTCTGGAACTCTTTTCTCCGCTGTCCCTGATGTCCCGGCTGCCGAGGGGAAGGCGATGGGCGCGGCTGGCTCTTATGCCCATCCTCGCCTTTTCCTTTCTGGATCTTTTTTTCGCGGAGGCCCATTCCCTGCGCTCTGCATGGCTTGCACGGGGCGGGGGAGGGCGAAAGGCTCACTGGCCTTCCCTGCTCCTTCCTCTCTTTCGCGGGATGCTCTCCCGCGCAGAACAGCTCAGTGAATCTTTGGCCATGCGCAGATTCCCGGACTCCTGGGCCGGGTCTTCCCTTCGCCCTCTTCAGTGGCGGGATCTCTGGAGTCCGATGCTGGGTTTTCTCTGTTTTCTCTTCTCTGTTCGGGGAGGTGGAGGGTGA